ACCGTACCGTGACGTAACTTGCTTCGATGAGCGCAAATTGCTGACCGATGCAGATTCTCGGACCTCCATTGAACTGTTTGCCGTCAGTATGCCATgaatggcgatggcgagagAGAGGATGTAACCCACAGGCAAATATTCCCACCCGACCTTTCTCCCCTCCCACCGCTCCGGCTTGAATTCGTCCGCATCAGGTCCCCAAATGTCCTTCCGGCGATGCATGACATGCACGGAAAAATCGGTCGAAGAGCCTTTcgggatgaagatgggcgAATTCCCATCCTTGCCCCCACCCCGGGGAAGCGTCGTATCCTTGTTCGCGTAGCGAGCGTTGATGGGCACGACGGGGTAGAGGCGCAGCGATTCATCGTTGACGTACCGGAGGTACTTGCAGGCCTTGAGTTTCGCAAAGGTAATCTCGGAAGGATTTTCGTAGGTGCCGAATTCGTCAATGATGACGTCGCGGAGTTTCTTGTAACGAGCTTGGTCTCGGGAAAGGTTATAGAAGACTGAGGATGAGTCAGTATGTAAGAGCTTTGATTGATAGAAGAGGCCTACCCCAGCCAAGGTGTGAAGCTGTAGTATCGCGACCAGCGAGCAAGACGTGCAGCAACTCTGAGCGTAACTCCTTCGGGTTCTGCGTTTCAGCAGCTATCGCCTCGAGAAAGATGTACTGCTCCTTGCCGCTACTGTTCGTATCTGAGACTTTCTCCCGCAAACCCTTGGAGAGTGCGAGTTGGACAAAGTGGTCAACAAAATCGTGAACAATTTTGCATGAGTTACGGAATTCTAGTGAGTCGTAGAGCCACCAAGAATCCATGAAGCGTGACCGTGTAGCAAGGGCCATCTGACCAGAATCAAAGGCGGTAGCAAACCGTTCTTCTTTGCTGCCAAGTTTTGAACTCTGGTAGCCGGGTAAGAGTCTGAGCTGGCTGTTGACGGATTCACCAAAGAGGAATTCAGTGGCGGAGTCAATAGTCAAACGGAAGAAGTAGGGCAAGAGGTCGATCTGCTCTATCCAGCCGTTCGACCCAATCATTGGCCCGATCAACCTCATTAAATTCTGGACATGAGTTTCTTCGAGATTGAGATCGCTGACTTGATCTCTTGTGAACTGGGGACGaatgatggcctggatctGGTTAGCTACATGGGGGTTACGGCGGATTATGTTAACAACCTACTCTTGAATGTTTCCAGTGGTCGCCATCTGCCGTAAAAATGCCATTGCCAAGCATGGGGAGAAAGTTCCCTCGTCGCGACGGTCCCACGTCTTACGTTGTTAGCGTGTGGCCCCAGATATTGACGTGACACCTACCAAAGTCATTGAACTTGTTGGCGAGAATAGTCTGGATATTCTTGGGATCGGCAGTGCGGATATTCCTCGCTCCTAAAATGGGTATCAGTGGCAGACGACGAAGAGCGGTAAAGATTCGCTTGGCAAGCGAGAGAACAGGAGCACCCACCCAAAATCTGGTACCTATAGGTATGTGCCCCTAGATCCTCAAACCGCTTGATGATATCAACGGGAAACTGCTGTGCCTTGTCGGCAGCCAGTGCACGCAACAAGTTGTCAATGCCGAGCGGCCATCGGTTCTTCTCAAACGGAGGCTCTTCGCATTTGAGCTCTCGTGCCTTGGCTGCATGACGTcgggagatgatgaagctggagatAATGGCGTAAAGGATGTACGACGTGACTACCCAGATCAGGGCTCCAAGGGCGAAAGAGATTTGCatcttggtgttgacaaGTACTAAAGGCGTCGTTTGCGAGCTCACAGGTGGTGCATTGCCTGTATCAAGACGCCGCACCTAGAGAGCAAGGGGGGGTTCAAAAGCAGTAAAAGCGTCAAGGCACAACCAACACAAAAAAGGCAGCGACCAACAGTAACACACCCAAGGTACAAAAGGACCCGAGCCACAACCAACAAGTAAACCCCCGAACAGCACTTGTAACCCTCCGAACGGCACCTCTAGTTAGTCCGATGCATGAAATCGGGTCCCGTGCAACTCGGGTCCCAACTCGGGTCCCCTCCCAACCCTCAAGTTTCACAACGTGCAATCCTTCACACCATCTTTCGCCCTCTATCGCCATTTCGACCTCAAATTCAGCCACGCACAGATTATCGATCTTGCAAGATGACGTACCCCCAGAATGTTGGCATCAAAGCGATGGAGATTTATGTTCCGCCACAGGTAAAGCCACTCTCCTTCGTTCTCCCCGCAAGGTCTGACCTTGGGGCTAACGAGAAAAGTGCCTTGATCAAACCCTCTTTGAGAAACACCAAGGCGTATCGGCGGGCAAGTACACCATTGGCTTGGGTCTCCAGTACATGAACTTTTGTACCGACCGAGAGGGTAAGTTCCGTACCGTCTGCTTGATCAGTAATCCTCTGCTGACCTTGGTGTAGATGTCTGCTCTCTGGCTCTCACCGCTGTCTCCTCCCTTCTCCGCAAGTTCGACATCGACCCAAAGTCCATTGGACGTCTTGAGGTAGGCACCGAGTCACCcattgacaaggccaagtctgTCAAATCGGTCCTCACGACTCTCTTCGAGCCACATGGCAACACAAGCCTCGAAGGCATCGACACCATCCACGCCTGCTACGGTGGGACGAGCGCCCTCTTCAATGCTGTCAATTGGGTCGAGTCCCGCTCGTGGGATGGCCGAGATGCCATCGTAGTGGCGTCCGACATCGCTCTTTACAAAGAAGATGCGTCTCGTCCAACTGGTGGCGCTGGCTGTGTCGCCATGTTGATCGGTCCGAATGCGGTGCTCTCCCTTGAACCGAGCTTGCGGGGTGTCTACATGACCAACACCTTCGACTTCTATAAGCCCGATATGAAGGTCGAGTTTCCCATCGTCAATGGCCACGAGTCCATCGCTTGTTACCTGGGTGCTCTGGATGAATGCCACAAGGACCTGCTCCGTCGCActgaggctgccaagaagcagctcaatGGAAATACACCAAAGACTGGAAAGAAGGTTCTTGACCTATTTGACTACATGGCCTTCCACACTCCTAACTGCAAGCTGGTTAGCAAGTCGTACGGTCGACTTAAGTACAATGACTGTTTGAACTCGATCAATGCTGCTGACTGGGAGGGAACTCCTGAGGAGCTTCGGAATCTGAGCTACAAGGACTCCCTGAAGGACAAGACACTGGAGAGAGCACTTGTTGCTGCCACAAAGACTGAGTTCAAGAAGCGAGTTGAGCCATGCATTGCCGCGCCCTCTTTGTGCGGAAACATGTACACCGCCAGCCTGTACTGTTCTCTGATCAGCTTGATCAGCAACATTGATCTTGCTTCCGCGGAGGGCAAGACTATAGGTCTGTTCAGTGTAAGTGGATGAGCTCCTGTTGTTTTTCAGAATGGGGCTGACTGTGATGAACGGCCAGTATGGAAGTGGCGCCGCCAGCACGCTCTTTGGCATGAGAGCCACTGGTGATCTAACCAACATGGTTCAGAAGATCGATCTCATGAGCCGTCTGAAGCAAAGAAACATCCAGACCCCCGAGGATTACGAGAAGGTGAGTCCTAAAGAATGTAGTTGCTGCATAGGTGTGCTGACTCGTGTCCACTAGGCCTGTGCTCTTCGACTGAAGGCTTACGGAAGCAAGAGCTACAAACCACTTGGTGATGTGGCTTCTCTGGCGCCAGGGACGTACTATCTCGAGAGCATCGATGAGGCATACCGTAGAACTTATGCTATCAAGGGCCAGTGAGCAATGGGGTTGGGGGATTGGCGTATGAAGCGTCGTTTATCTCAGGGTAGGTAAACCGAGGTTAGGTTTGGGCTATAGATGAATAGAGAAAAGTGCATTTGCCAGCCCTCGATTTTGTTTTCTCTTACTtggttctccttctttcAGCGGTAGTCAGCACTCACGTGGGCAGACAATGCGGTGAAAACTGCTGTGAGCGTACAAGCATCGTCAGAATGCCAAGCGATATTAGAAGCGAGCCTTGTAGGGCTGATAGCTACGTCGGTAGATCGTGCTCATGTGACTAGCGAGCCGCGTAGGCATCTGGGCGGAAGACGAAGATCAGTCTTGAGACAGGGACTCAACAGCCTATACGAGAACAAGGATACCTCGGATTCCGAACTCCTTAAGACAACTTTCCTGCAGGGAAGTTGATGTCTGCCTAATACCTCCAATTTCGCGAGGATATTTTACCTTTGTTTCTGTAGCGATCAACCGCATGTCGGCGAAAGCTGCAATTTTCGGTGAAACGGAGCGACAATTCGAGTAGGCCGACAACTTCAATCCCACCAATAATATCACAAGCTGACGTGTCCAGAAAGAAACCCTACTGGTCGACGGATGCAACCAGAGTGGCGAAGAGGCCATGTATGTCTCAGGACCCGACAAGACAGATGTATGTCTCAGTTTGGCAAAAGCCGAGGTCTGTTATAGGAAGCATGTGCTCCCAGAACAGTCACCGCATAGACGATCCTTAGAATCCATCATATTAAGCGCCCTGAACGAGTCAATCATCGAGGACGCGGAGAAGCATCCGAAAAAGCATGCAGTCAGTGTAGCAGTCGGCCTCATTGACGCATATCTCACAAAAACAAATGTCCCATTGGCTGCTTGCGTGCCATGTCCCGCTCTGGGATGGAGTATCAATATATATAATATGTTACTGTACAGCCCTGTTGCATGTGGTCCACGCGGCCCGCCGGCTGATGATCCACGCGGCCCGTCGGCAACCGGCACCTGGTTTGATGCCAATCCCTGGTTATAGTAATTGCCGATGCTAGGATTGGAAGCAGGCTGCCTTTTCAAGAGGCTATGACCAGTAGGATTTGGACGTGTACAGCCAAGATGCCTTATCTTGGAGAAACCAGGCGTTTAGTAGGTGGAACTGCATGGCGTCCGTGAGGGAGGGTTACTTCGAGTGTAGCTGAGATAAAAGTGTTGCGGAAGAACTTGAATGGTGTCAATAACACTGTAACCATACTAGAGAAAGATCTAGACCTTCTAATGAACATGGGTAGTATCTACAAGCGCAACATATCTCGCCAAGACGGCATGTAGAAGCTCTAACGGTTCAAGATCACCATTGACCCCCGTTCCCCAGTGGCGTCTGACAAATGTGGAGTCTAAGCTCAACGTCTGATTCAGATGCCTGTGCCTGTCGTATGTCGACACAGATTGAAGGAATATCAAGGCAGATCCAGCAGGATGCTATGCTGCTTACCTACCTACAAGGCAAAAGGGCCTCTCCACTGCGGGATTTGTTGGTCTGACAGAAACCTTGTGTTGCAGCCAGGCATTACGCAAACAGAAGGCGCTGAAGAGACGAGATGGAAGCGATGAGATTACTTATAACGTGATTACAATGGGATCATGTTGGACATATGGAACTTTTAACTTTGTAGATTGTTGGTTCTTCAGGTTCGATCACAAGGCCACAGAAATGCCCCGAAGCCCCCGGCGCTGGACCCCTGAAGAAGACCGGGTGCTactcgacaaggtcaagcaacTATGTGAGTTCCCATGACTGACCCACGTCAACCACCAGATCTAACCATCCACAATGAGTTAAAGTTTCGGACGGCGCCAAGAACGATACGACTATCAGCTGGGCTACTGTAGCCAACGCCCTCCCTGACCGCAACAACAAAGACTGCCGAAAGCGCTGGTCCAAGATTATTGGAGCCAAGAAGGGCTCGTGGTCTTTGAGTGAGGACGAACAACTCTTAGAAGGTGTGCAGAAGTACGGCCGCCAATGGGCTATGGTTGCAAAGGGTGTTGAAACGAGGAGTGCAGATCGTGGGTTTCCATTGGCTGAGGAAGGGAGAGTAAGCATTACTGACAGAGAACTAGAGTGCGCCAAGCGTTGGCAACATTGTCTAGACCCCTCTCTAGACCGAAGCGAGTGGACAAGTGACCAGGATGCACGAT
This region of Fusarium keratoplasticum isolate Fu6.1 chromosome 7, whole genome shotgun sequence genomic DNA includes:
- a CDS encoding Hydroxymethylglutaryl-CoA synthase; amino-acid sequence: MTYPQNVGIKAMEIYVPPQCLDQTLFEKHQGVSAGKYTIGLGLQYMNFCTDREDVCSLALTAVSSLLRKFDIDPKSIGRLEVGTESPIDKAKSVKSVLTTLFEPHGNTSLEGIDTIHACYGGTSALFNAVNWVESRSWDGRDAIVVASDIALYKEDASRPTGGAGCVAMLIGPNAVLSLEPSLRGVYMTNTFDFYKPDMKVEFPIVNGHESIACYLGALDECHKDLLRRTEAAKKQLNGNTPKTGKKVLDLFDYMAFHTPNCKLVSKSYGRLKYNDCLNSINAADWEGTPEELRNLSYKDSLKDKTLERALVAATKTEFKKRVEPCIAAPSLCGNMYTASLYCSLISLISNIDLASAEGKTIGLFSYGSGAASTLFGMRATGDLTNMVQKIDLMSRLKQRNIQTPEDYEKACALRLKAYGSKSYKPLGDVASLAPGTYYLESIDEAYRRTYAIKGQ